In Artemia franciscana chromosome 4, ASM3288406v1, whole genome shotgun sequence, a single window of DNA contains:
- the LOC136026520 gene encoding annexin A7-like isoform X5, protein MMKYFELVSKITLWTMDKKSESEGKLNVDVTESDSRLEDVQYDFPPSYDQVMDQPSNISRKIGWCVDVDSAECPSFQTSATPCMDRIEALSPTLLPAVPFDPDEDCQMLKSFSKGIFGTDEKAVIGVMGKRTWKQRLDVCEAYQNRYGKSFTKKLSSSLARVLIMRPQLYLAYDLYEAIHHTETRSSSNSDGSTYSETVHSPLHRNIIEIICSRSPEELKDLKIRYENELKSKNDLIKEIKKYTSGKLSMLLNMLLTETRDFVGINEQKVQVDVQRLNQCDGSVEDKLFIINLFGMNSVPYVKRVAEVFQMNA, encoded by the exons ATGATG aaatattttgaacttgtttcaaaaataacCTTGTGGACAATGGATAAAAAGAGTGAAAGTGAAGGCAAACTAAATGTTGATGTCACTGAATCTGACAGCAGACTGGAGGACGTGCAATATGACTTCCCACCTTCTTATGATCAAGTTATGGATCAACCGTCCAACATCAGTCGCAAAATTGGATGGTGTGTTGATGTTGACAGTGCTGAATGTCCTAGTTTTCAGACATCAGCCACTCCTTGTATGGAT AGAATTGAAGCTCTTAGCCCGACACTACTTCCGGCTGTACCCTTTGACCCAGACGAAGACTGTCAAATGCTTAAGAGCTTTTCGAAGGGCATTTTTGGAACAGATGAGAAAGCTGTCATTGgtgtcatggggaagagaacTTGGAAGCAGAGATTAGATGTATGTGAAGCGTATCAAAATAGATATGGAAAG agTTTCACGAAAAAGCTGTCTTCATCGTTGGCTCGGGTTCTCATAATGAGACCACAATTGTACCTCGCCTATGATCTTTACGAGGCCATTCATCACACAGAAACAAGGTCAAGTTCGAACTCTGACGGTTCAACCTATTCTGAAACAGTTCATAGTCCTTTGCATAGAAACATAATTGAGATAATTTGTTCCAGAAGCCCAGAGGAATTAAAGGATTTAAAGATTCGATACGAGAATGAAT TGAAATCAAAGAATGACCTAATAAAGGAAATAAAGAAGTATACATCGGGGAAGCTGTCAATGCTGCTTAATATGTTACTT aCAGAAACACGAGATTTCGTCGGAATAAATGAGCAAAAAGTTCAAGTGGATGTTCAAAGACTTAATCAGTGTg atGGAAGTGTTGAAGATAAGCTGTTTATCATCAATCTGTTTGGAATGAACAGCGTTCCCTATGTGAAGCGTGTTGCCGAAGTTTTTCAG